A single Bos mutus isolate GX-2022 chromosome 16, NWIPB_WYAK_1.1, whole genome shotgun sequence DNA region contains:
- the MTARC1 gene encoding mitochondrial amidoxime-reducing component 1 codes for MGAAGSSALARPGLPAPPGPRWLGVAALGLAAVALGAVAWRRARSRRRGRLQQVGTVSELWIYPIKSCKGVSVDAAECTALGLRSGHLRDRFWLVINKEGNMVTARQEPRLVLISLTCEGDTLTLSAAYTKDLQLPVKTPTTNVVHRCRVHGLEIEGRDCGEAAAQWITNFLKTQPYRLVHFEPHMQPRNSHQVEDAFSPTDQIPYSDASPFLILSEASLADLNSRLEKKVKIANFRPNIVISGCGVYAEDSWNELLIGDVELKRVMACSRCILTTVDPDTGVMSRKEPLETLKSYRLCDPSERKLYGKSPLFGQYFVLENPGTIHVGDPVYLLGQE; via the exons ATGGGCGCCGCCGGCTCCTCGGCTCTGGCCCGCCCGGGCCTCCCCGCGCCGCCCGGGCCCCGCTGGCTGGGGGTGGCCGCCCTGGGACTGGCCGCTGTGGCGCTGGGAGCCGTCGCCTGGCGCCGCGCGCGGTCCCGGCGGCGCGGGCGGCTGCAGCAGGTGGGCACGGTGAGCGAGCTGTGGATCTACCCGATCAAGTCCTGCAAGGGGGTGTCGGTGGACGCAGCCGAGTGCACGGCCCTGGGGCTGCGCAGCGGCCACCTGCGGGACAG GTTTTGGCTTGTGATCAACAAGGAGGGGAATATGGTTACAGCTCGACAGGAACCCCGCCTGGTCCTGATTTCCCTGACCTGTGAGGGTGACACGCTGACCCTCAGTGCAGCCTACACCAAAGACCTGCAGCTGCCCGTCAAGACACCCACCACAAATGTGGTGCACAGGTGCAG AGTGCACGGCTTGGAGATCGAGGGCAGAGACTGTGGTGAGGCTGCGGCCCAGTGGATAACTAACTTCCTGAAGACACAGCCCTACAGGCTGGTGCACTTTGAACCCCACATGCAACCGAGAAATTCTCACCAAGTAGAAGACGCATTCTCACCCACGGACCAG ATCCCATACTCAGATGCCAGCCCTTTCTTGATCCTTTCTGAGGCATCATTGGCAGATCTCAACTCCAGGCTAGAGAAGAAAGTTAAAATAGCCAACTTCAGGCCCAATATCGTAATTTCAGGCTGTGGTGTCTATGCAGAG GACTCATGGAATGAGCTTCTTATTGGTGATGTGGAACTGAAAAGGGTGATGGCTTGCTCCAG gtgcaTTTTAACCACAGTGGACCCGGACACCGGCGTCATGAGCAGGAAGGAGCCACTGGAGACCCTGAAGAG TTACCGCCTGTGTGACCCTTCTGAACGAAAGTTATACGGAAAATCACCCCTCTTTGGACAATATTTTGTCCTGGAAAACCCAGGGACCATCCACGTGGGAGACCCTGTGTACCTGCTCGGCCAGGAATAG